In a single window of the Arachis hypogaea cultivar Tifrunner chromosome 6, arahy.Tifrunner.gnm2.J5K5, whole genome shotgun sequence genome:
- the LOC112695579 gene encoding calmodulin-binding protein 60 B — protein sequence MRFPQEQEEGNGAKIPIQKSKWGTADHTKQPSISGLRNVINGHNSYVETFLRRVVREEVERIIQEHHLSPRGTVNHNLAGTSGAKPFQLCFINKLPDTIFTLSNIIAEDESPLQIALFDVTSQTIVSEGPLSSIRIEICVLDGEFGSNCSEDWTQGEFNGSILRQRDGKGPLLTGDRFITLKNGIGSVSKLTLTDNSRWLRSRKFRLGAKVVEPTSSGASIKEGSSEPFVVKDNRGESYKKHYPPYLNDDVWRLEKIAKEGKIHKRLSSHGIHTVKDLLQLYTTDPSSLYVKCGSIPIKSWTAIMNHAKTCVINDHKLYSYRATQQPIVLLFNSIYILVGVFDGQNYCSPDALTPKEKNLVETMKQQAYKNVNNLKSVDDTSSLSCFTPVACPRTGQSDVPDQVMAGQEETWLDSTQPCTSSSFIDEEVPSYQVYEDPLPETCEMLQNGYTGGEFFSGMFTEGNSWQLNGLSHIPVVQGGYSADNCSSEIQFTNDCSCSPYTAQWGDQNGYLFGSSDEAEFTSHSTFLNSSGDISNSGKTKAVWFKIGNAIKWVISVKKYAAARKNAELYYCDFKY from the exons AT GAGATTTCCCCAGGAGCAGGAAGAAGGAAATGGTGCTAAAATtccaattcagaaatcaaaaTGGGGAACCGCTGATCATACAAAACAACCATCAATTAG TGGCCTTAGAAATGTGATCAATGGCCATAATTCCTACGTGGAAACCTTCCTCCGAAGAGTG GTGCGAGAGGAGGTGGAACGTATAATTCAGGAACATCACCTATCTCCAAG AGGAACCGTGAATCATAATCTCGCAGGCACATCTGGAGCCAAACCTTTTCAGCTGTGTTTTATCAACAAGTTGCCTGATACAATTTTCACACTCTCTAATATAATAGCAGAGGATGAATCACCCCTTCAAATTGCTCTATTTGATGTTACATCTCAGACTATAGTCAGTGAAGGTCCCTTATCCTCCATCAGGATAGAGATTTGTGTCCTCGATGGCGAGTTTGGTTCGAATTGCAGTGAGGATTGGACTCAAGGGGAGTTCAATGGCAGTATCTTACGCCAAAGAGATGGTAAAGGTCCATTGTTGACTGGAGATAGGTTTATTACTCTCAAGAATGGGATTGGTTCTGTCTCTAAACTTACCTTAACTGATAATTCAAGATGGTTGAGAAGCAGAAAGTTCAGATTAGGAGCCAAAGTTGTTGAACCAACTTCCTCTGGAGCAAGCATAAAGGAAGGTTCAAGTGAACCTTTCGTCGTCAAAGATAATCGCGGAGAAT CTTACAAGAAACACTACCCTCCATACTTGAATGATGATGTATGGCGTTTGGAGAAAATTGCAAAGGAAGGAAAAATCCACAAGCGGCTCTCTTCCCATGGAATTCACACTGTTAAGGATCTCCTGCAGCTATACACAACCGACCCATCTTCATTATATGTG AAGTGTGGCAGCATTCCAATTAAGTCATGGACAGCAATTATGAACCATGCCAAGACTTGTGTGATAAATGATCACAAGCTCTATAGCTATCGCGCGACACAACAACCTATAGTCCTGCTATTCAATTCCATCTACATCCTTGTAGGAGTATTCGACGGGCAAAATTATTGTTCACCTGATGCACTCACTCCAAAGGAGAAG AATTTGGTGGAAACCATGAAGCAGCAAGCATACAAGAATGTTAATAatttgaaatcagttgatgacaCTTCTTCATTGAGCTGCTTCACACCAGTGGCATGTCCAAGAACAGGTCAATCTGATGTTCCAGACCAAGTCATGGCAGGTCAAGAAGAAACATGGCTAGATTCTACACAACCCTGCACCTCTTCTTCATTTATTGATGAGGAAGTGCCAAGTTACCAAGTTTATGAAGATCCACTGCCAGAAACATGTGAAATGCTGCAGAACGGTTATACAGGAGGTGAATTCTTCTCTGGAATGTTCACTGAAGGGAATAGTTGGCAACTTAATGGATTGTCACATATTCCAGTTGTGCAAGGTGGTTATTCAGCTGATAATTGCAGTTCAGAGATTCAATTCACAAATGATTGTTCTTGTTCACCTTACACAGCACAATGGGGGGACCAAAATGGCTATTTATTTGGTTCTTCTGATGAAGCAGAATTTACAAGTCATTCTACTTTTCTGAATTCCAGTGGGGATATATCAAACAGTGGGAAAACTAAAGCAGTGTGGTTTAAAATTGGGAATGCTATCAAATGGGTCATATCAGTTAAAAAATATGCAGCTGCCAGAAAGAATGCAGAGCTGTATTACTGTGACTTTAAGTATTAG